The sequence below is a genomic window from Merismopedia glauca CCAP 1448/3.
TCATCTCCTAAGTTTAAAGTTCTAGCCTCCTGACTAATCTTGATGAATTTAGTAGCTGTTTTTTGGAAGATATCAGAAGTTTTATGTAACATAGATTTAACTTCTTTAATACCTTTAGGTCTAGCAGTTGTTTGTAATTTTTTAACTTGAGTTTTAAACTCCTGATTTAATGGTTCGATCCGATTAGTCACGTTCAGCAATTTCTGACACTGACTAATCTTACTTTCGCTACAGCTAGATACAAGTAAAGCAATGAGCGGACAGCTAAAGGCGATCGCCCTCGATCTGCGGGGCACTAAAATTCTCCTGATTTGAGTAGGTTCCCAGCATAGATTAAACAACAAGAGGCAGATTGTCAATTAAATAGGGAGTCGGGAATCGGGAATTGAGAACTTGGTGGTTACTCAACTAAGCGCACGAATTTCTTCTTCCCAACCCCAAGAATTCGCCCTAAAAGCTGCGTTGCGTCATCAAATGTCAAATCTACTTGCTCGATGCGATCGCCGTCTAATTTGACCCCACCGCCTTGAATCTGTCGTCTTGCGTCTCCACTGCTAGCGCACAAACCACTGGCATTGAGAATGTAAAATAACTTAGCTGGGAAAGTCACCTGAGATAGAGAGAATTCTGGAACTGCACCTGCTTGCTGAGTATTTCCAGCGACTAAAACTTGAGCGTCGGTTTGAGCTTTATGTGCTGCTACTTCTCCATGATACTGAGATACAACATTAAGGGCGAGAAGTTTTTGGCGATCGCGTGCCCCTGTTGGTAAGGTATCTAAAGGTAAATTGGTCAATAGCTCAAAATACTGTTCTACCAAAGCATCTGGCGTTTTTTCCAGTTTAGAATACATCGTCAAAGGATCTTCTAGCAACCCCACATAGTTACCCAAAGACTTAGACATCTTCTCTTTACCATCCGTACCAATTAAAATCGGCATTAGTAAGCCAAATTGTGGCTTTAAACCAAAATTTCTTTGTAAATCTCTTCCTACCGCAATATTAAACTTTTGATCCGTACCTC
It includes:
- the tyrS gene encoding tyrosine--tRNA ligase produces the protein MTSSTDLDWLDRGNSEIFPDRPETNDINENLAARLAQSDRPLRVKYGIDPTGSEVHLGHSIPMRKLRAFQNAGHTAVLIIGDFTARIGDPTGKLEGRRQLTPEQVAENAQTYLDQIRPILDFDTPGRLEIRYNSEWLSKLNLEKILELLATMTVGQMLAKEGFSQRYTQQNPISLHEFLYPLMQGYDSVAVEADVELGGTDQKFNIAVGRDLQRNFGLKPQFGLLMPILIGTDGKEKMSKSLGNYVGLLEDPLTMYSKLEKTPDALVEQYFELLTNLPLDTLPTGARDRQKLLALNVVSQYHGEVAAHKAQTDAQVLVAGNTQQAGAVPEFSLSQVTFPAKLFYILNASGLCASSGDARRQIQGGGVKLDGDRIEQVDLTFDDATQLLGRILGVGKKKFVRLVE